The nucleotide sequence GTCTAAGCATACTAACGAATTCAAGTTTGCAAAAGAGCATACACAACCGGGCATCCAATAGTGCTGCAGCAGACCCATCTCAACCCCCAAACCCCTCTTACCTTCTTCATTCTTCTTCAAGGGGGgcaaaaatacataaaaaaagtAATGCATATAAACATGCATGATGCACTAACCTCATTATATCCTTTGAAAACACATTTAATTGTTATGAGTTAAAAAGATCTAGATCCATTGAACCTCAGGCAAGACTTACTCCATTATGATCTGCAGGCCTTGACTGAGCACAGTTCCGCATATTGCATGTGGTTCTGAATGAGAAATTAACATTTCCGCAGCTAGGGCATGTCCAATCATCTTCTCGGCGGCCACCTTTTGAAGAAAATCATTATATTGATCCCTGATTTTCTTCAGTGGGCAATAAACATAATAAATGATGATCATATAAAAGTCTGTTCATACCATCAGTTCTGGCCCGCTTGCCAGCAGATGAGCTTCGATTATCCACCTGCAGAACAAAGCACATAAAGTGGCAGGATAGTGAGCTGTCAAATACAAAACTAAGTACTAAATATCACTCATAGAAAATCATCTAAGTAGCCTCAATTTGGTATCAAAGAACCTGCAAATTAACAGCACACACATTACCATAGTTCTATTGCTGGATTTCTTCTGAAAATAGTGGCGGCTTTTGAGGGTGCTCATTCGGATATAAATGAAATCGCTAAAGCTAAATCGTAGCCTATTCAATACGAGGAGGAATATTGATGATAATGATGGATTCAAAGATTCCTCATAAGCTGCCGCCACTATTTTAATTGATGTGCTAAATTGTGCGGCAATATATAATGAAAACAGCAAAAAGAGTTACAGAAAAGAAAGGTTTAACCTATTTACTGGACATTAAACATAGAAATAAGCATATGTTGAAGACTCTGATACCACTAAACTGATAAAACTTCGATTAAAACGAGTTTATCCTAAATTGAAGTTTAGCAACATCCGAGAATCGTCACGAACAGACGAAGGAACAGATATTAGCTTATGATCAGACTATGAACACTTCACGAACAGACGACGGATCATCTGGAAACGATCTAATAGGGAAACCATAATACGAGAGTAAGCAATAAGACCGGAATCTACAGACGATTACTTAGTGAAACAGAAATCTGAAGGAGAAGATTCATTTGACCACATCAACGAGGAGTTGCGACAGATCAAGGACCGGACACGATCCAACGGGCAAACAATCCATCAAAACAAATCGGTGAAACTATAAACCAAGAGATGAGGAGAGGAATACCTGAGACATTCTTGCGACTCGAGGGTTTCGTTCCCGGCGAGAAAGGAAGAGGCTTTTAGGGTTCCTTTTGCCGGTGTGCTCTGTAATGGGTCTTTGTGACGGCCGAGATGGGGCTTTTTCTCTCTCGGGGAATTTTTCGCCAAAGGCCCAACTTATTTGGCTTTTTCTAAATAAGCCCTTTTTTTTTCCTGTAAATACCTCCTTTTACAAAAATGATGCCAGGTGTCATCATTATCATGAAAGACAGTTGATTTCTCCACACATCATTTTATGATATCTCAGAAACTTATAACACGAATTTATGTGGGAGTCATAAATGTGGATGATttgaattaattaaaattattattggaTAGAGTTACAAAATATGGTTtgataacaaatatatatatatatatatatatatatatatatatatatatatatatatatatatatttgtgacgTGAATAACACAGGACATCAATCTTCAACCGTAGACACGTGGATAAGGGCTTTAATTTTTTTTCGTATTCTcctattttttatgatataatcATAAAGTATCTCTATCAAAACGTATATTTTCTTCTCACATGCTTTAAGATGCGCAAACGCAGAGATCGCATGGCCATCCGCTGCTTCCCTCTTCCTCGTGGCCCGCCTTCGTGGAAGAAGGATGTCGGGTTGAGGCAGCTGCGGCAATGAACGGTGGATGTAGCTCCCATTTTTATCTTAGTCGGCCGATACCTAACCCTAACCAATCGTACGAAACAAAGAACCGGGTGCGATTTCGGTCCAGATAAGAGACCGACTCTGCCACTTGCAGATTCCCCATGGCAGAGGAGGAGAAGGTAGAGGCGGAGGAGAAGGACCTCATCGAGATCCTGGAGCCGTCTTCCGGCCCGATCGACCTGGCCAGGTACGTTGACTACGTGCGCGACCCGGCGGCGGGGGCCATCGCCACCTTCGAGGGCACGACGCGCGACACCTTCGAGGGGAAGCGCGTGGTGGAGCTCCGGTACGAGGCGTACGTGCCGATGGCGGCGCGGCGGCTGGCGGCCGTGTGCGCGGAGGCCCGCGCGGCCTGGCCGGTCCTCCGCGTGGCGGTGGCGCACCGCCTGGGGACGGTGGGTGTGGGGGAGGCGAGCGTGTTCGTGGCGGCGTCAGCGGTGCACCGGGCGGAGGCGATGGAGGCGTGCCGCTACGTCATCGACGAGGTGAAGGCATCGGTGCCGATATGGAAGAAGGAGGTGTACGAGAACGGGGAGGTGTGGAAGGAGAACCGGGAGTTCTTGGAGAGGAGGGAGGCGGCCGTCGGCCCGGTCCCGGAGCGTAAGAAGGCGGCGTGCTGCTGCGGGAGCAAGGTGAGGGTGGATGAGGC is from Musa acuminata AAA Group cultivar baxijiao chromosome BXJ3-8, Cavendish_Baxijiao_AAA, whole genome shotgun sequence and encodes:
- the LOC103996345 gene encoding molybdopterin synthase catalytic subunit; amino-acid sequence: MAEEEKVEAEEKDLIEILEPSSGPIDLARYVDYVRDPAAGAIATFEGTTRDTFEGKRVVELRYEAYVPMAARRLAAVCAEARAAWPVLRVAVAHRLGTVGVGEASVFVAASAVHRAEAMEACRYVIDEVKASVPIWKKEVYENGEVWKENREFLERREAAVGPVPERKKAACCCGSKVRVDEAATDGKISAV